The Phyllopteryx taeniolatus isolate TA_2022b chromosome 9, UOR_Ptae_1.2, whole genome shotgun sequence genome contains a region encoding:
- the tp53rk gene encoding EKC/KEOPS complex subunit TP53RK has protein sequence MATSVFLSKVELLKQGAEARIYRTVFLGNPTIVKERFLKRYRHPLLDEKLTHRRTVQEVRSILRCRRAGISTPVVYFVDYTSHCIFLEEIVGSSTVRDHIASTQLSSSSCPDVELEHLAEKMGNILAKMHDEDIIHGDLTTSNMLLRCPPEDGESDLVLIDFGLSSISALPEDKGVDLYVLEKAFLSTHPNTEALFEKLLKSYTASSKKSAAVIKKLEEVRSRGRKRSMVG, from the exons ATGGCGACATCTGTCTTTCTTTCAAAGGTTGAGCTATTAAAGCAAGGCGCAGAAGCCAGAATATACCGGACTGTGTTTCTGGGAAATCCGACTATTGTGAAAGAAAGGTTCCTAAAACGTTATAGACACCCTCTGTTGGACGAAAAACTAACACACCGTCGGACGGTGCAAGAGGTTCGTTCTATTCTGCGCTGCCGGAGAGCAG GCATATCCACCCCTGTAGTCTACTTTGTGGACTACACCTCCCACTGCATCTTCTTGGAGGAAATTGTGGGATCCTCGACCGTGCGCGACCACATTGCTTCCACTCAGCTGTCTAGTTCCTCCTGTCCTGATGTGGAGCTGGAGCACCTGGCTGAGAAGATGGGCAACATCCTGGCCAAAATGCATGATGAGGACATCATCCATGGTGACTTGACCACCTCCAACATGCTGCTGAGGTGTCCACCAGAAGATGGAGAGTCTGACTTAGTCCTCATCGACTTTGGTTTAAGTTCCATCTCAGCTCTGCCGGAGGATAAGGGGGTAGATCTGTATGTGCTAGAGAAAGCTTTTCTCAGTACTCATCCCAACACAGAGGCACTGTTTGAGAAGCTACTGAAGAGCTACACAGCCTCATCCAAAAAATCAGCAGCAGTCATTAAAAAGCTT